Proteins from a single region of Bacteroidales bacterium:
- a CDS encoding HAD family hydrolase, protein MWAVKNKESAVFLDRDGVINRKIEGDYVRDLSQFELLPGAVDAIVQLGKMFQYVFIVTNQQGIGKGMMTDADLERIHNYIIRRVEEAGGTITRIYYCPSLESAGDPNRKPGIGMGMQAKKDFPGIDFSRSLMIGDAPSDLLFAKGLGMKFIFISETSIPGATYTCRSLSETVGMIEHL, encoded by the coding sequence ATGTGGGCGGTAAAAAATAAAGAAAGCGCTGTTTTTCTGGACAGGGATGGAGTGATCAACCGGAAAATAGAAGGGGATTATGTGCGCGACTTGTCACAATTCGAACTATTACCGGGAGCCGTGGACGCTATTGTACAACTGGGAAAAATGTTCCAATATGTATTTATTGTTACCAATCAGCAGGGAATAGGTAAAGGAATGATGACCGATGCGGACCTGGAGCGTATTCACAACTACATCATCCGCCGGGTGGAGGAAGCCGGAGGAACCATTACCCGGATCTATTATTGTCCGTCGCTGGAATCTGCCGGTGATCCCAACAGGAAACCTGGTATCGGAATGGGTATGCAGGCGAAAAAAGATTTTCCCGGGATCGATTTTAGCCGGTCCCTGATGATAGGTGACGCACCGTCCGACCTGCTTTTTGCGAAAGGATTGGGCATGAAATTTATCTTTATATCGGAAACATCCATACCCGGAGCAACATATACCTGTCGTTCATTATCGGAAACGGTCGGTATGATTGAGCATTTATAA
- a CDS encoding thiamine diphosphokinase — MPDLAVIPFIHPYKTVILANGDFPEHPEALFFLREAEQLICCDGATESLVDFGLEPHYIIGDLDSLSKETRIRYQHCLYPDPDQETNDLTKAVQFCRDHQWTDITILGATGKREDHTLANISLLTEYIKTTNVQMITNHGVFVPFTRTSVFETYAGQQVSVFTLKTDTVFTFHGLKYPLVRKKLLSWWQGSLNEALGEEFMVEIEGEGTALLFREHRR, encoded by the coding sequence ATGCCGGACCTAGCTGTTATACCTTTCATACATCCATATAAAACGGTAATTCTGGCCAATGGGGATTTTCCTGAACATCCGGAGGCATTGTTTTTTCTTCGTGAAGCGGAACAGTTGATCTGTTGTGATGGAGCAACGGAGTCTTTAGTTGATTTCGGACTGGAACCCCATTATATCATCGGAGATCTGGACAGCCTTTCGAAAGAAACGCGGATCCGTTATCAACATTGCCTGTATCCGGATCCTGACCAGGAGACCAACGATTTAACAAAGGCAGTTCAATTTTGCCGGGACCATCAATGGACGGATATTACCATATTAGGAGCTACTGGTAAAAGGGAAGACCATACCCTTGCCAATATTTCTTTATTGACCGAATACATAAAGACGACGAACGTGCAAATGATCACCAATCATGGTGTATTCGTACCTTTTACCCGGACATCTGTTTTTGAAACTTATGCCGGACAGCAAGTGTCTGTTTTTACCCTGAAGACAGATACGGTTTTTACTTTTCACGGATTAAAATACCCGCTGGTCAGGAAAAAGCTTTTATCGTGGTGGCAAGGTTCTTTAAATGAGGCTTTGGGAGAAGAGTTTATGGTGGAAATAGAAGGCGAGGGGACAGCATTGCTTTTCCGGGAACACCGGAGATGA
- a CDS encoding YbaK/EbsC family protein, with translation MAIEKVKLFFEGYGIADKVQEFEVSSATVELAAKALDCEPARIAKTLSFKLGDAYLLIVTAGDVKIDNAKYKARFNAKARMLSPDEVSKFIGHSIGGVCPFAVNKGVVVYLDISLKRFETVFPACGSSNSAIELTIPELEKYSAYKDWVDVCKG, from the coding sequence ATGGCAATAGAAAAGGTTAAGTTATTTTTTGAAGGTTATGGTATTGCAGATAAAGTGCAGGAGTTTGAGGTGTCGAGTGCAACGGTGGAACTGGCGGCAAAAGCGTTGGATTGTGAGCCGGCCCGCATCGCCAAGACCTTGTCATTTAAGTTGGGTGATGCTTATTTATTGATTGTGACGGCTGGTGACGTAAAGATTGATAATGCCAAATATAAAGCAAGGTTCAATGCCAAGGCCAGGATGCTTTCACCGGATGAGGTATCGAAATTCATCGGGCATTCTATCGGCGGTGTATGTCCGTTTGCTGTGAATAAAGGAGTAGTTGTTTATCTCGATATTTCGCTGAAGCGGTTTGAAACCGTATTTCCTGCCTGTGGTAGCAGTAACAGTGCTATAGAATTAACTATTCCCGAACTGGAGAAATATTCTGCTTATAAGGATTGGGTAGATGTGTGTAAAGGATAA
- a CDS encoding nucleotidyltransferase family protein, with amino-acid sequence MKEAIILAGGFGTRLQSVISDVPKPMSPIGNQPFLEILLRQLSFYGFSKVILSVGYKHEVIRNYFGHRFSSMQIEYCIEDTPLGTGGAILRSMSMLTSDDVLVMNGDSIFLLPLDVFYHFYRSQQTPVSIALKAANDFDRYGAVILDGDKVIGFEEKKQVAHGVFNAGLYWLKSSVKNKISALGEQGAFSFEKEVLEKQRLPMSGCVFHDYFIDIGIPEDYQKAQEELTNVFEYYVGGKK; translated from the coding sequence ATGAAGGAAGCGATCATCCTGGCGGGAGGATTCGGGACACGCTTGCAATCCGTAATTTCTGATGTGCCGAAACCCATGTCCCCAATCGGGAACCAACCGTTTCTGGAAATTTTGCTCCGGCAATTGTCATTTTATGGATTCTCGAAAGTAATCTTGTCGGTAGGATACAAACATGAAGTGATCCGGAATTATTTCGGTCATCGTTTTTCCTCCATGCAGATTGAATATTGTATCGAAGATACCCCATTGGGAACAGGGGGAGCTATTCTTCGCTCAATGTCCATGCTGACATCCGATGATGTACTGGTCATGAACGGAGACAGTATTTTTTTGCTTCCTTTGGATGTGTTTTATCATTTTTACCGGAGCCAACAAACACCCGTCAGTATCGCTTTGAAAGCAGCAAATGATTTCGACCGCTATGGCGCCGTTATCCTTGATGGTGATAAAGTCATCGGTTTTGAAGAAAAGAAACAGGTCGCACATGGTGTATTTAATGCCGGTTTGTACTGGCTGAAATCCTCCGTTAAAAATAAAATAAGTGCGCTTGGGGAGCAGGGTGCTTTCTCCTTTGAAAAAGAGGTACTGGAAAAACAACGCTTACCCATGTCGGGATGTGTATTCCATGATTATTTTATCGATATTGGTATTCCGGAGGATTATCAGAAAGCACAGGAAGAATTGACGAACGTTTTTGAGTATTATGTGGGCGGTAAAAAATAA
- a CDS encoding porin family protein produces MKKTLFVFFLFLFAGKLSGQDTIVIITDSDTLSYQEIEYQPFRIGLNIGGGYRFGKSYETGNSGFDHLADGTKIGFIFGAEATYFFFNNLGLGLRYNYFGYSNNEESNTLNFKTSYIGPSLYGRIKLGNPNMFLVPSVGAGYMRERQSSTYDSQSIDIKGNTIGMMASVSFDFKISNGAIISIEAAYMGGSLSKWKEKNGGNFTLPDNQKEGLSRIDLKIGIKLLP; encoded by the coding sequence ATGAAAAAGACGCTTTTTGTATTTTTTCTGTTCTTATTTGCCGGAAAGTTATCGGGACAGGATACGATCGTTATCATCACGGATAGTGATACACTGAGCTATCAGGAAATCGAATACCAGCCATTTCGTATTGGACTGAATATCGGAGGAGGATACCGGTTTGGAAAATCGTATGAAACCGGAAATTCAGGATTCGATCATCTGGCTGACGGAACCAAAATCGGATTCATTTTCGGAGCGGAAGCCACTTATTTCTTTTTCAATAACCTGGGATTAGGTCTCAGGTATAATTATTTCGGCTATTCCAACAATGAAGAATCCAATACCCTCAATTTCAAAACCAGCTACATTGGCCCGTCATTATATGGGAGGATCAAACTGGGAAATCCGAATATGTTCCTCGTTCCCTCTGTGGGAGCCGGTTATATGAGGGAGCGGCAGTCATCTACCTATGACAGCCAGAGTATCGATATAAAAGGAAATACGATTGGAATGATGGCTTCCGTCAGTTTTGATTTCAAGATATCCAACGGAGCTATCATTTCGATAGAAGCAGCTTATATGGGAGGATCATTGAGTAAATGGAAGGAAAAGAACGGAGGAAACTTTACCCTTCCGGATAACCAGAAAGAAGGATTATCACGTATTGACTTAAAAATCGGAATTAAATTGCTGCCTTAA
- the ddlA gene encoding D-alanine--D-alanine ligase, which translates to MKTRIAIIFGGKSAEHEVSARSASNIYHAVDRKKFDVILIGVDKAGVWHYNSIHSHTDFNVEEYFNSAIPVRIDNIENKPVLVDKNTHQVILSFDVVFPIIHGTFGEDGTLQGLLKSLNVPFVGPDVIGSAVCMDKDVTKRLLRDSGIPVADFITVYRNERHDISFGKVTEKLGLPVFVKPCNAGSSVGVSKVTDETSFTSAIDMAFKFDDKVLIEEAVTGKEVECGILGNDDLQVSVVGEIVPTKDFYSYEAKYIDAEGAKLRVPAEIDARIADEIRQTALKAFRVTCCKGMARVDFFLRNDQTYVLNELNTLPGFTEISMYPKVFESTGISYADLITQLVELALERHRQNNELQTTLKV; encoded by the coding sequence ATGAAGACCCGAATAGCAATTATATTTGGTGGTAAATCTGCCGAACATGAAGTATCCGCGAGATCAGCTTCCAATATTTATCACGCGGTAGACAGAAAGAAATTTGATGTAATACTTATCGGAGTGGATAAAGCGGGTGTATGGCACTATAATTCCATACATAGCCATACTGATTTTAACGTGGAAGAATATTTCAATAGTGCTATTCCCGTCCGGATTGACAACATTGAAAATAAGCCGGTTTTGGTGGACAAAAATACCCATCAGGTCATTTTATCTTTTGATGTGGTTTTCCCGATCATTCACGGGACTTTTGGGGAAGACGGAACACTTCAGGGACTGTTGAAATCACTCAATGTTCCTTTTGTAGGACCTGATGTGATAGGGTCGGCCGTTTGTATGGACAAAGATGTTACCAAAAGATTGTTGCGGGATAGCGGTATTCCTGTTGCAGATTTCATTACTGTATACCGGAATGAGCGTCATGATATCTCATTCGGTAAGGTAACGGAAAAACTCGGTCTCCCGGTTTTCGTTAAGCCCTGCAATGCAGGTTCTTCCGTTGGTGTGAGCAAGGTGACGGATGAAACATCTTTTACGTCTGCCATAGATATGGCTTTTAAATTCGATGATAAAGTACTGATTGAAGAAGCTGTTACCGGTAAGGAAGTGGAATGCGGGATCCTGGGTAATGACGATCTGCAGGTGTCTGTCGTCGGCGAGATCGTTCCCACGAAGGATTTTTATTCCTATGAAGCCAAGTATATTGATGCCGAAGGAGCAAAGTTAAGAGTGCCTGCTGAAATTGATGCCAGGATAGCCGATGAAATTAGGCAGACTGCATTAAAAGCGTTCAGGGTTACCTGCTGTAAAGGAATGGCAAGAGTGGATTTTTTCCTGCGAAATGACCAGACTTATGTGCTGAATGAATTGAATACGCTGCCCGGATTTACAGAGATCAGCATGTATCCTAAAGTTTTTGAAAGCACAGGTATTTCTTATGCCGACCTGATCACACAATTGGTGGAACTTGCTTTGGAAAGACATCGACAGAACAATGAACTGCAAACAACCTTAAAAGTGTAG
- a CDS encoding dehydrogenase, translating to MIHRSKAPFRLGIAGGGTDLSPYTDIYGGAILNVTVNLYAYATLRPLNNGKVRFIHASGITEELDAIAELPVEGELLLQKGVYNSIVRKYNKGQPLSFELTTSMDVPTGSGLGTSSTLVVAILGAFTEWLRLPLGEYDIAHYAYEIERIDLGMAGGRQDQYAATFGGVNFMEFQQDDKVIVNPLRIRQEILKEWAFSTVLYYTSQQRSSGVIIEEQQQNVRDRRSESLEAMHNVKKEAYRMKNCLLRNELHELGKSLNVSWNNKKKMAHQISNPKIDLIYETAVKNGALGGKISGAGGGGYLFFYCPGISRYAVINALNALEMGSVQHMDFSKQGLYTWTTQE from the coding sequence ATGATTCATCGAAGTAAAGCACCGTTTCGTTTAGGTATTGCAGGAGGAGGAACAGACCTGTCCCCTTATACGGATATATACGGAGGCGCCATCCTGAATGTAACGGTCAATCTATATGCTTATGCCACTTTGCGTCCGTTGAATAATGGTAAAGTACGTTTCATCCATGCTTCCGGCATAACAGAGGAACTGGACGCGATTGCCGAATTACCGGTGGAAGGGGAATTGTTGTTACAAAAAGGTGTCTATAATTCCATTGTAAGAAAATACAACAAAGGCCAGCCGTTATCTTTTGAGCTGACCACCTCCATGGATGTTCCGACCGGTTCCGGATTAGGGACTTCCTCGACATTGGTCGTGGCTATATTGGGTGCATTTACCGAATGGCTCCGGTTGCCGCTCGGGGAATATGATATAGCTCATTATGCGTATGAGATAGAACGTATTGACCTAGGGATGGCAGGGGGAAGACAAGATCAATATGCTGCGACATTCGGGGGAGTCAATTTTATGGAATTTCAGCAGGATGATAAAGTCATTGTCAATCCATTGAGGATACGTCAGGAAATACTAAAGGAATGGGCGTTCAGTACGGTTTTATACTATACCAGCCAGCAACGGAGTTCAGGTGTTATAATTGAAGAGCAACAGCAGAATGTGCGCGACCGGCGGTCCGAATCACTGGAAGCCATGCATAATGTGAAAAAAGAAGCATACAGGATGAAAAACTGTTTACTGAGGAATGAGTTGCATGAGCTTGGAAAATCCCTGAATGTGAGTTGGAACAACAAGAAAAAAATGGCCCATCAGATATCCAATCCGAAAATAGACCTGATCTATGAGACTGCTGTGAAAAACGGCGCATTGGGTGGTAAGATATCCGGTGCCGGAGGCGGAGGTTACCTTTTCTTCTATTGTCCGGGGATTTCCCGTTATGCAGTGATCAACGCTTTAAATGCTTTAGAAATGGGATCCGTACAACATATGGATTTTAGTAAACAGGGTTTATATACATGGACTACACAAGAATAA
- a CDS encoding glycosyltransferase: MDHIVILGTAYPYRGGLASFNEMLARTFTRKGKDVQIITFKLQYPELLFPGKTQFSDSPSPDDLHITRMVSSVNPFNWIRIGRYIRKQRPDMVILKYWTPFMAPCLGTICRIIRKNKHTVIISQLDNVIPHEKHFYDGWLTRYFVRTVDGFIYMSRQVKDDLDLFTTGKPSVFAPHPVFSNFGEKVSKEAACEHLDMATDLNYVLFFGLIRDYKGLDLMIDAWGELKKNGVTQGKKLLIAGEFYTDKTKYLQQIEKLGLNNDVLLHDWFIKDEEVKYYFSLADMVVQPYKSATQSGVTQIAYQFDVPMVVTDVGGLSEIVPDHKVGLVVPPDSSAIAQAIEEIYSQHYLPDFRVNMETEKLRFSWDYFTGKITELYQTITEKPHS; encoded by the coding sequence ATGGACCATATAGTTATCCTGGGTACGGCATATCCATACAGGGGCGGACTGGCTTCGTTCAATGAAATGCTGGCACGTACCTTTACCCGGAAAGGAAAGGACGTACAAATCATCACATTCAAATTACAATATCCCGAACTGTTATTTCCCGGCAAAACACAATTTTCCGACTCCCCGTCTCCTGATGACCTGCACATAACACGTATGGTCAGTTCCGTAAACCCGTTTAACTGGATACGCATAGGACGTTACATCAGGAAACAACGTCCCGATATGGTGATCCTTAAATACTGGACACCTTTTATGGCTCCCTGCCTGGGCACTATCTGCAGGATTATCCGGAAAAATAAACATACGGTCATCATATCGCAACTGGATAATGTGATCCCACACGAGAAACATTTTTACGATGGCTGGCTCACCCGTTATTTTGTCAGGACAGTAGACGGATTCATCTATATGTCCCGACAGGTAAAAGATGATCTGGATCTGTTCACTACCGGGAAACCTTCCGTATTTGCACCCCATCCGGTGTTCAGTAATTTTGGAGAAAAAGTGTCGAAAGAAGCAGCCTGTGAGCATCTGGATATGGCAACGGACCTTAACTACGTATTGTTCTTCGGCCTGATACGTGACTACAAGGGATTGGATCTGATGATCGACGCATGGGGTGAATTAAAAAAGAATGGGGTCACCCAGGGGAAAAAGCTATTGATTGCCGGCGAATTTTACACGGACAAAACAAAATACCTGCAACAGATAGAAAAACTGGGGCTGAATAATGATGTCCTGTTACACGACTGGTTCATCAAGGATGAAGAAGTAAAATACTATTTTTCGCTGGCCGATATGGTTGTACAACCCTATAAAAGTGCGACCCAAAGCGGGGTAACACAAATTGCTTACCAATTCGATGTTCCCATGGTTGTAACAGATGTGGGCGGATTATCAGAAATCGTTCCGGACCATAAGGTCGGACTGGTTGTCCCCCCGGATTCTTCTGCTATTGCACAGGCTATTGAAGAAATTTATTCCCAACATTATTTACCGGATTTTAGAGTGAACATGGAAACAGAGAAATTACGTTTTTCATGGGATTACTTTACGGGAAAAATCACAGAATTATACCAGACAATCACAGAAAAACCCCATTCGTAA
- a CDS encoding SIS domain-containing protein yields the protein MDYTRIITQRIESHIETANATLSDRYLLEKTAHITGLLVDCYRAGNKLYICGNGGSAADAQHIAAELSGKFYIDRSSLFAEAMHVNTSYMTAVANDYGFDYVYERIIDGQGRAGDVLIGLSTSGNSANILRAVNKANEKGMVTIGLTGKQGGQLLKTVQHNICVPSDDTPRIQEIHILLMHIVCELVESALFSKK from the coding sequence ATGGACTACACAAGAATAATCACCCAAAGGATAGAAAGTCATATCGAAACGGCCAATGCTACATTGTCAGATCGGTATCTATTGGAGAAAACGGCGCATATCACCGGTTTACTGGTTGATTGTTACCGTGCGGGAAATAAATTATATATATGCGGAAATGGGGGCAGCGCTGCAGATGCGCAGCATATTGCAGCTGAACTGAGCGGGAAATTCTATATAGACCGTTCTTCTTTGTTTGCGGAAGCCATGCATGTAAATACCTCTTACATGACCGCAGTTGCCAATGATTATGGATTCGATTATGTATATGAACGTATCATTGACGGTCAGGGAAGGGCAGGAGATGTGCTGATCGGACTGTCAACTTCCGGAAATTCCGCTAATATCCTCAGGGCTGTGAACAAAGCCAATGAGAAAGGAATGGTGACCATCGGACTGACAGGAAAACAAGGTGGCCAACTATTAAAAACAGTGCAACACAATATTTGTGTCCCTTCGGATGATACACCCAGGATACAGGAAATACATATTTTACTGATGCATATTGTCTGCGAATTGGTAGAATCTGCTTTATTTTCAAAAAAATGA
- a CDS encoding DUF4197 domain-containing protein, with amino-acid sequence MKRLIILTFVFIGMCTVGLQAQTKKSKKTAASTSTNQTSKSSVSSSLSNIDITEALKEALTLGANESVGIASVVDGFYKNPEIFIPFPPEAKKMKDALTKLGMSKQIAEFEKSMNRAAEEAAKGALDVFVEAIKGMTIQDGLTILNGGETAATQYLRQKTYTPLKSKFSPIVKEAIDKVKVTSYWNPLMTTYNKLPRVKKQNPNLDEYITDKAIDGLMTLIAEQEVKIRKDPAAQVSDILRRVFGN; translated from the coding sequence ATGAAACGCTTAATTATTTTAACATTTGTTTTTATCGGTATGTGTACTGTTGGTCTTCAGGCACAGACCAAAAAAAGTAAAAAAACAGCTGCCTCAACATCAACCAATCAAACTTCAAAGAGTTCTGTGAGTTCATCATTGAGCAATATTGATATAACTGAAGCGCTGAAAGAAGCTTTGACATTGGGGGCTAACGAATCAGTCGGTATAGCATCGGTTGTGGATGGTTTTTACAAAAACCCTGAGATTTTCATTCCATTTCCTCCGGAAGCAAAAAAAATGAAAGATGCATTGACAAAACTGGGTATGAGTAAGCAGATTGCCGAATTTGAAAAATCGATGAACCGTGCTGCTGAGGAGGCGGCAAAAGGAGCACTTGATGTGTTTGTCGAAGCAATAAAAGGAATGACTATCCAGGATGGCCTTACGATCCTTAATGGTGGTGAGACGGCAGCCACCCAGTACCTGAGACAGAAAACCTATACGCCATTGAAAAGCAAATTTTCTCCCATTGTTAAAGAGGCCATTGATAAAGTGAAAGTGACTTCCTACTGGAATCCTTTGATGACCACCTATAATAAATTACCCAGAGTGAAGAAACAAAATCCCAACCTGGATGAGTATATTACAGATAAGGCCATTGACGGACTGATGACGTTGATTGCAGAGCAGGAGGTGAAAATACGTAAGGATCCTGCTGCACAGGTTTCAGATATATTGAGACGGGTATTTGGAAATTGA
- a CDS encoding rhomboid family intramembrane serine protease, with protein sequence MTLIIVIITSVVSILAFSRRDLFAKLLFNPYQVYHRKEWYRLITHGLLHADWLHLIINMMVLFSFGRYVESYFRLMADLTWMKMPMFWYVLFYLLALVISSLVTLRKHKDDIWYNSVGASGAVSAVLFCSIFFDPNSTLLFMGFIPIKAYIFGPLYLIYSYYSSRKAADNVNHDAHLLGAVFGFCFPLLVDIDLIRVFIGQFQ encoded by the coding sequence ATGACGCTTATCATTGTAATCATCACCTCCGTAGTCTCTATCCTTGCTTTCTCACGCAGGGACCTGTTTGCCAAACTTCTGTTCAATCCCTACCAGGTATATCACCGTAAGGAATGGTACCGGCTGATCACACACGGACTGCTTCATGCAGACTGGTTACACCTGATCATCAACATGATGGTATTGTTCTCTTTCGGACGCTATGTGGAAAGCTATTTCCGGCTGATGGCCGACCTTACATGGATGAAAATGCCCATGTTCTGGTATGTGCTTTTTTACCTGCTGGCGCTGGTCATATCTTCACTGGTTACCTTACGCAAGCACAAGGACGACATCTGGTATAACTCTGTCGGAGCATCGGGAGCTGTTTCTGCGGTATTGTTCTGCAGCATTTTTTTCGACCCGAACAGTACCTTATTATTCATGGGCTTTATTCCGATCAAAGCGTATATCTTCGGCCCGCTCTATCTGATCTATTCTTATTATTCCAGCCGTAAAGCCGCCGATAATGTCAACCATGACGCCCATTTACTAGGTGCGGTTTTCGGATTTTGTTTCCCTTTATTGGTTGATATTGACCTGATCAGGGTGTTCATCGGCCAGTTTCAATAA
- the tsaD gene encoding tRNA (adenosine(37)-N6)-threonylcarbamoyltransferase complex transferase subunit TsaD — MSIHILGIESSCDDTSAAVIRDGYMLSNIIASQEVHRQYGGVVPELASRAHQQNIIPVVDAALRQAGIGKKEIDAVAFTRGPGLLGSLLVGTSFAKGFALVTGAKLIEVNHLHAHILSNFIQEEGKEKEFPRFPFLCLLVSGGHTQIIVMRDYLDMEIIGQTIDDAAGEAFDKCAKVMGLPYPGGPVIDRLAKEGNSQAFHFSKPSIKELDYSFSGLKTSFLYTLRDKVKEDPDFIEKNKADLCASLQRTIVEILMHKLEKAIRQTQIKEIAIAGGVAANSGLRNAVAEAARINQWKAYIPEFRFTTDNAAMIAITGYFKYQRKLFASQDIAPTARYEDSLSF, encoded by the coding sequence ATGAGTATTCATATATTAGGCATTGAGTCGTCATGTGATGACACATCAGCTGCAGTGATCCGGGATGGTTATATGTTATCCAATATTATTGCTTCCCAGGAGGTACACCGGCAATATGGAGGGGTCGTTCCCGAACTGGCATCCCGTGCGCACCAGCAAAACATTATTCCGGTGGTAGATGCAGCTTTACGGCAGGCAGGTATAGGAAAAAAAGAAATCGATGCTGTGGCTTTTACACGAGGTCCGGGTTTGTTAGGTTCTTTATTGGTAGGTACGTCTTTTGCTAAAGGATTTGCTTTGGTAACAGGAGCTAAACTGATAGAAGTAAATCATTTACATGCACATATTTTATCTAATTTTATACAGGAGGAAGGAAAAGAAAAAGAATTTCCCAGGTTCCCTTTTTTATGTTTACTCGTGTCCGGAGGACATACACAGATCATTGTAATGCGTGATTACCTGGACATGGAGATTATTGGGCAAACTATAGATGATGCTGCAGGAGAAGCTTTTGACAAATGTGCAAAAGTAATGGGGCTGCCTTATCCGGGAGGACCGGTCATAGATCGATTGGCAAAAGAAGGAAACAGTCAGGCTTTTCATTTCAGTAAACCCAGTATAAAAGAGCTCGATTACAGTTTTAGCGGATTAAAGACCTCCTTTCTGTATACTTTGAGGGACAAGGTGAAGGAGGATCCTGATTTTATCGAAAAAAATAAAGCAGATCTTTGCGCTTCTTTACAGCGGACCATCGTGGAGATTTTGATGCATAAACTGGAAAAAGCTATCCGGCAAACCCAGATAAAGGAAATAGCCATTGCAGGCGGGGTTGCAGCTAATTCCGGATTACGGAATGCTGTTGCAGAAGCAGCCCGTATCAATCAATGGAAAGCATATATTCCAGAATTCCGTTTTACAACAGATAATGCTGCTATGATTGCCATCACCGGATATTTCAAATACCAGAGAAAATTGTTTGCTTCCCAGGATATTGCCCCGACAGCCAGATACGAAGATAGCCTGTCCTTTTGA
- a CDS encoding YbaN family protein, which produces MRILFIVLGTISLTLGIIGIFLPLLPTTPFLLLTSYLYYRSSPKYYDWLIRQPVLGKYIQDYKEKKVIPLRAKILSLTLLWGTILYCVVFVIESWWIRGLLLLIAIGVSVHILSFRNN; this is translated from the coding sequence ATCCGTATTCTTTTTATTGTTCTGGGAACGATCAGCCTGACACTCGGCATCATCGGAATTTTTCTACCGTTACTGCCGACTACTCCATTTCTGTTACTGACCTCATATCTGTATTACAGAAGTTCTCCCAAATATTATGACTGGCTGATACGCCAACCGGTCTTAGGAAAATACATACAGGATTATAAGGAAAAGAAAGTCATACCGTTAAGGGCAAAAATATTATCGCTGACCCTTTTATGGGGAACCATACTATACTGTGTGGTCTTCGTCATAGAAAGCTGGTGGATCAGGGGATTACTGCTGTTGATTGCTATTGGGGTTTCGGTACATATCTTATCATTCAGGAACAACTGA
- a CDS encoding RNA-binding protein: MNIYISNLSFKVEDGDLRQLFEEYGEVSSAKVVTDKFTGRSRGFGFVEMPDNDASLKAIEELNQAEYDGRVINVNEARPREDKPRNNNHRGGGRGDYGDRQQNRRW, from the coding sequence ATGAATATTTATATTTCGAATTTAAGTTTTAAAGTTGAAGACGGTGATTTGAGGCAGTTGTTCGAAGAGTACGGAGAAGTTTCTTCAGCTAAGGTAGTTACCGATAAGTTTACCGGTCGTTCAAGGGGTTTCGGATTTGTTGAGATGCCCGATAATGATGCTTCTCTTAAAGCAATTGAAGAGTTAAATCAAGCCGAATATGACGGCAGAGTGATTAATGTTAATGAAGCCCGTCCAAGGGAAGACAAACCAAGAAATAATAATCATCGTGGCGGTGGCCGTGGTGATTATGGTGACAGACAACAAAACAGACGTTGGTAA